The genomic stretch CAAGGTAGAAAGAGCCTGCGTACGTCACCCTCCCATGATGTGGTCAACATGTAAACTGCATGGGCAGGGCGCCAAATAACATCCTGTGCGCTGCTGAGCTGAGCTGGGGCGCAGCCGCCTGTCTGCACCGGCAGCACCATGTCGCTCATGGTCGTCAGCATGGCGTGTGTTGGTGAGTCCTGGAAGGGAATAGAGGGAGGGAGCGCTGGGGTGAAGATCTGAATCTGGAGGTAAAGATATGGGCCTAGAGGTGGAGTTATGGGCCTGGAAGTTGAGTTATGGGCCTGAAGTGGAGATctgggcctggagtggagatatgaTCCTGGAGTGGAGATCTGGGCCTGGGGTGGAGTTACAGGCCTGGAGCAGAGATACAagcctggagtggagatatgggccaGGAGTGGAGATCTGGGCCTGGAGTAGAGACATCagcctggagtggagatatgggcctggagtggagataGGGGCCTGGAGTGGAGATCTGGGCCTGTTGTGTAGATCTAGGCCTGGAGGTGGAGATCTGGGCCTGGAGGCTGGGTTTCTGCACAGCCGAGATCCTTGTTCCTGGGGGCAGGTAGGCACTGAGGATGAGTTTCCCTTCAGCCCAGCAAGGGCCTGGCTGCCAAGACGCACAGTGCAGTGGGGGCAGCAGGGTGCCCTGGTTTGCCTGCAGATGGATCGTCCATCATGATCTTTCTTTCCAGGGTTCTTCTTGCTGCAGAGGGCCTGTCCACACATGGGTGAGTCCTTCCCCATATCTTAGGGTGTCATCTCCCCACATAAGAGGATTTTCCTGAAGTGGGAGGGAAGTCCTGTCGGGGAGTCTCTCATAAACTAGGAAGAGGGGACCCTGGGTGCTCGGCCCACAGTTCTGACCTCGCCCTCCCcggcctttctttccctttcctgagTCAAGCCCTGTGAAGACTGGGGTGAGACTGGGGTGCTCCAAgctggggtgggcagggaggaAGTGGTGTcagcagcagagaaagagagggaagcagTACTAGGAACAGCAGGTCCTCTGAGGACAAAGGTGTAACTCACACCCTCCAGCGTTTCCGTGACGGTAGGGGCTGCAGTGTGGCTGCTGTCATTCTACCAGAAGAGGTGGGGAAACCACAGTCATGGCCCTGACATTCCAAATCCTCTGATGGGGGCTCAGTTCATGAATTGGCTGATATTCCATTCACATAGGACTTGCCCTCCATGTCATGTCTACTTTGTGTTGTTTTATGTGAGTAATTTTGCAGTATTAAAATCTAGTAGGAGTCACTTATTCAGCACTTGCTTAAAGTTCTCAGCTGACACTTTTGTTGTAGGGAGATGCCATGTCTATGCGGGATGGGTCCTTCCCGtagccctgggcacccaggtgtggTAGGAGCCTTAGAAAGTGGAAATGGGAGAATCTTCTGAGCACAGGGAGTGAGGGGCGGCTCCACATCCTCCTCTCTAAGGCAGTGCCTCCTTCTCCCCCAGGTGGTCAGGACAAGCCCTTCCTGTCTGCCCGGCCCAGTGCTATGGTGCCTCGAGGAGGACACGTGACTCTTCGGTGTCACTATCGTGGTGGGTTTAACAATTTCACGCTGTACGAAGAAGACAGAATCCACGTTCCCATCTTCCACGGCAGAATATTCCAGGAGAGCTTCATCATGGGCCCTGTGACCCCAGCACATGCAGGGAACTACACATGTCGGGGTTCACACCCACACTCCCCCACTGGGTGGTCAGCACCCAGCAACCCCCTGGTGATCATGGTCACAGGTCAGAGGCTTTCTGTCTGGGCTTCTCACTGTCCCACCTCCTGAATCCCAGAGCTTCTGGTGGGGGTGTCCATCAGGGTCCCATCATCCAGGCCCTGACTGTATTTGGGGTCAAGGGGGATTGAATACAGGGGAAATGGGTGCTGTGGTGGAAAGAATAACTGTCCTCAATGATGGCTACATTGTAATCCCTGGAGCCTGTCACTATTTACGTTACAGGGCAGGGGACTGAAGGGGAAGGTGGAACTCAGGTTGTTGATGAGTtgaccttgagatggggagacAGCCTGGACTGTCCCGCTGGGCTCAGTATAATCACAAGGGTCCAcatgagaggagaaggaagaggggagtGGGGATTAGAGCAGTGTAGTGGGAGGGAGACGCTATCAGCCACTGCGggctttgaaggtggaggaaggcCACTAGTCAcagaatgcaggtggcctctaagGGCTGGAGAAGTCAAGAGAACTGATTCGCTGATTCTCCAGAGGGAACGCAGCCCTGTAGACGCCTTGATTTCAGCACAGGGAGAACTGGATCCAATTTCTGTCCCCAGAAGTGGAAGGGGTCAGTGtgttctctcctgctgccatgtttGTGATAATTTTCtgcagcagcaacaggaaaccgACACAGGAACCCAGGTCAAGGACAAGCTAGGAAACCAAACAAggatagccaggtgtggtggtgggcgcaaGTAATTCAacgactggggaggctgaggcaagagaatcacttgaaccagggaggcagaggtttcagtgagccaagacaacaccactacactccagcctgggtgaaaaagtgactgtctcaaaaataaattcattaatcaattaattaaagaAACCAAACAAGGAGAAGGTTGGCTACCCTGGGATCAGCAAGGGTGGGATGCTGATGCCACCACCAGGCTCCATCCACATAGGAAGGGGTTGATGCTCCTGGAACCAGCACCAGGGGCCACCCTATGGAAGCTGGGGCCATGGAGAAGGCACACACATGGCAGGAGAGGCTCACAATCCCCATCAGGAACAGGGTGTGTGGACACTGATGTCTGCCTTACTGATGAGTTGATACCTCTGCCAGAGACTCCTATTTGATCAAAAGACATTGATTCAGGCTGCTGAGAGCCTGGACATGCAGCCTGTCCTCTTCCACCCCCACATAGACAGCAGGAAAGAGATTAGTGGGAAACAGATACAACAGCCCAAGAGATGAGGCTCTCTTCACAGTGCGAAGGGAGTCAGGGGCTActggagacagagggacagagaagagggaggaagacagATGGAGGCACCTGCACCAGGGGATATGGGCACAGAAAAGACATGGAGAcacagagagggaggagagagacagaccTCGGGGAGGGGAACCCTCACTCATTCCAGGTGCCATGGATGGGATGATAAAGAGAGATGCCTTCTAAACTCACAACTTCTCTTTCTAGGAAACCACAGAAAACCTTCCCTCCTGGCCCACCCAGGTCCCCTGGTGAAATCAGGAGAGACAGTCATCCTGCAATGTTGGTCAGATATCATGTTTGAGCACTTCCTTCTGCACAGAGAGGGGATCTCTGAGGACCCCTCACGCCTCATTGGACAAATCCATGATGGGGTCTCCAAGGCCAACTTCTCCATCGGTCCCATGATGCCTGTCCTTGCAGGAACCTACAGATGCTACGGTTCTGTTCCTCACTCCCCCTATCAGTTGTCAGCTCCCAGTGACCCCCTGGACATCGTGATCACAGGTGAGAGTGTCCAGACATTCTTCTCATTGTCATTGGGACACAGAGTGAATGATCCAGGACTTGGAATCCCCAGGTGGTCATGAGGAAGCTAAGCGTGGGATTCTTATGGAGAGAGACTGACTTGGTGAGGTCTGTACCAACAGAGACAGGGAAACAGGAGACATAAGTACAGACCAGGTGTCATAACAGAGGACAGACACAGGGGCCATACGGGGaagtagaaaagagagaaagaggtaaaGGAGACactcagacagacagacatgtgCCAGAGAGCAGTGTCCTTCCATGCTGACTTTGCTCAGAGACCTGGCACAGGTTAGaagtttcatttctgttttatctcCACAAAGTGTTTCTATGAGGAGAACCCAAGGACACCCATATTTCTGACCTGAGTTGGGCCCTGTGGCCTCAGGCCTTGTGGCATCTACAGATGCCGTGTTTATTCTGACACCTCTGCCTTCCATGCAGTGGAGCCATAATTGTCCCAGGATATCATGGCCCCAGAACACCAACCCCTATATACTCTGTGTACTTGGGGTCCCCAGACTAGATTCAGAGGCTCATATTCCAAATAATCCTACATATAATAGGATtatgagagacacagagagaaatcaGGGACGTCAAAAAGCAAAGGCATAAACACACAGAGAATGAGCCAGAAGAAGGGGATTGAGAGACTCacagacacaaaaaaagaaagaaaagagggcagAGGAGTGGAGAGAATGctggaagggaggagagaaaagcCCCAAAATCAGAACCCTGAGGGAGGGGcacaaagacagagaaagataaaGATGTGGGGATGGATTGCAGAGATTCCAAATAGAATGAGAGAGACTGAGAGGCAGAGAaaaggagatggagagagacagatgatagatggatagatagatacagataaatgataaataggtagatgatagataatgGATAGgttatagatacatagatgatgattgatagatgatacatagagatgatgatgatgatgatgaagatagatagatagatgacacatagatagatatatagatacatagatgatacatagatagagacagagaggcagacagaTAGAGAGgtaatagagagagagatagatgatacatagatatagataatacatagatagagacagagaggcagacagaTAGAGAggtaatagagagagagagagatgatacatagatatagataatacatagatagagacagagaggcagacagaTAGAGAGgtaatagagagagagatagaggatacatagatatagataataCATAGGTgattgatggatagatagatagacaattgatagagagatagataaatGATACATAGATACAGATGACAGATAATTTGTAGATAGACacaaaatagatagatgatagatgatagatagataatagatagaaatATGCAGAAAGTTATGAACAAGACAGAAAGTGAGAGACTCAGATTATAGAAAAAGGAAGATCAAGTCAACCAATCCAAGGAGGGTCAGAGAGAATAAAACAATCCAAAAAGGGAAAGCATACCTAGGGGTGGGGAAGTGAGGTCAGAGAcctagagagacagagaaggtggAAAGAGGAAATAGACATGAAGAGACatggggtggagggtgagagagagagagagcattaggtCATAGAGCAGGGGAGTGAGTTCTCAGCTCAGGTGGGAGGGGAGCTGTGACAAGGAAGATCCTCCCTGAGGAAACTGCCTCTTCTCCTTCCAGGTCTATATGAGAAACCTTCTCTCTCAGCCCAGCCGGGCCCCACTGTTCAGGCAGG from Pan paniscus chromosome 20, NHGRI_mPanPan1-v2.0_pri, whole genome shotgun sequence encodes the following:
- the LOC134729569 gene encoding killer cell immunoglobulin-like receptor 3DL1 isoform X2 gives rise to the protein MSLMVVSMACVGGQDKPFLSARPSAMVPRGGHVTLRCHYRGGFNNFTLYEEDRIHVPIFHGRIFQESFIMGPVTPAHAGNYTCRGSHPHSPTGWSAPSNPLVIMVTGNHRKPSLLAHPGPLVKSGETVILQCWSDIMFEHFLLHREGISEDPSRLIGQIHDGVSKANFSIGPMMPVLAGTYRCYGSVPHSPYQLSAPSDPLDIVITGLYEKPSLSAQPGPTVQAGENVTLSCSSRSSYDMYHLFREGEAHERELRLPAVRSVNGTLQADFPLGPATHGGTYRCFGSFPHSPYEWSNSSDPLLVSVTGNPSSSWPSPTEPSSKSGNPKHLHVLIGTSVVKIPFTILLFFLLHRWCSNKKNAAVMDQEPAGNRTVNGEDSDEQDPQEVTYAHLDHCVFTQRKITRLSQRPKTPPTDTSMYTELPNAEPRSKVVSCP
- the LOC134729569 gene encoding killer cell immunoglobulin-like receptor 3DL1 isoform X1, coding for MSLMVVSMACVGFFLLQRACPHMGGQDKPFLSARPSAMVPRGGHVTLRCHYRGGFNNFTLYEEDRIHVPIFHGRIFQESFIMGPVTPAHAGNYTCRGSHPHSPTGWSAPSNPLVIMVTGNHRKPSLLAHPGPLVKSGETVILQCWSDIMFEHFLLHREGISEDPSRLIGQIHDGVSKANFSIGPMMPVLAGTYRCYGSVPHSPYQLSAPSDPLDIVITGLYEKPSLSAQPGPTVQAGENVTLSCSSRSSYDMYHLFREGEAHERELRLPAVRSVNGTLQADFPLGPATHGGTYRCFGSFPHSPYEWSNSSDPLLVSVTGNPSSSWPSPTEPSSKSGNPKHLHVLIGTSVVKIPFTILLFFLLHRWCSNKKDAAVMDQEPAGNRTVNGEDSDEQDPQEVTYAHLDHCVFTQRKITRLSQRPKTPPTDTSMYTELPNAEPRSKVVSCP
- the LOC134729569 gene encoding killer cell immunoglobulin-like receptor 3DL1 isoform X3; amino-acid sequence: MSLMVVSMACVGFFLLQRACPHMGGQDKPFLSARPSAMVPRGGHVTLRCHYRGGFNNFTLYEEDRIHVPIFHGRIFQESFIMGPVTPAHAGNYTCRGSHPHSPTGWSAPSNPLVIMVTGNHRKPSLLAHPGPLVKSGETVILQCWSDIMFEHFLLHREGISEDPSRLIGQIHDGVSKANFSIGPMMPVLAGTYRCYGSVPHSPYQLSAPSDPLDIVITGLYEKPSLSAQPGPTVQAGENVTLSCSSRSSYDMYHLFREGEAHERELRLPAVRSVNGTLQADFPLGPATHGGTYRCFGSFPHSPYEWSNSSDPLLVSVTGNPKHLHVLIGTSVVKIPFTILLFFLLHRWCSNKKNAAVMDQEPAGNRTVNGEDSDEQDPQEVTYAHLDHCVFTQRKITRLSQRPKTPPTDTSMYTELPNAEPRSKVVSCP
- the LOC134729569 gene encoding killer cell immunoglobulin-like receptor 3DS1 isoform X4, with product MSLMVVSMACVGFFLLQRACPHMGGQDKPFLSARPSAMVPRGGHVTLRCHYRGGFNNFTLYEEDRIHVPIFHGRIFQESFIMGPVTPAHAGNYTCRGSHPHSPTGWSAPSNPLVIMVTGNHRKPSLLAHPGPLVKSGETVILQCWSDIMFEHFLLHREGISEDPSRLIGQIHDGVSKANFSIGPMMPVLAGTYRCYGSVPHSPYQLSAPSDPLDIVITGLYEKPSLSAQPGPTVQAGENVTLSCSSRSSYDMYHLFREGEAHERELRLPAVRSVNGTLQADFPLGPATHGGTYRCFGSFPHSPYEWSNSSDPLLVSVTGNPSSSWPSPTEPSSKSGNPKHLHVLIGTSVVKIPFTILLFFLLHRWCSNKKKCCSNGPRACREQNSERGGL